In Lycium ferocissimum isolate CSIRO_LF1 chromosome 11, AGI_CSIRO_Lferr_CH_V1, whole genome shotgun sequence, a single genomic region encodes these proteins:
- the LOC132036845 gene encoding uncharacterized protein LOC132036845, whose product MVCFCFLVDQKRMMRQSKPVAGSCSRCGHGAQVADMRTATRFCYVPFYWKSWKAIVCCFCGAVLKSYR is encoded by the coding sequence ATggtttgtttttgctttttggtTGATCAGAAGAGGATGATGAGGCAGAGTAAGCCAGTAGCAGGGTCGTGTTCACGTTGTGGGCATGGTGCTCAAGTTGCTGATATGCGCACTGCTACCAGATTTTGTTATGTTCCCTTTTACTGGAAATCTTGGAAAGCTATTGTCTGTTGTTTCTGTGGCGCTGTTCTAAAGTCTTACAGATAA
- the LOC132036009 gene encoding uncharacterized protein LOC132036009 produces the protein MGKTGRDWGQIYSIYGIDDWHTPIFLLIHAIFFSILSLLFLIYFEHICYFFQHFLPSSSAARFAAGFTGAVTALSAVCLFFAGGNIFYSSVSLHWEMAQRMVNAVSDWSSVKHALDLGCGRGILLNAVALQLKKSGSSGRVVGLHPTPTRSLSTLRTAGLEGVQEYVTCRSGDPRRLPFSDNYFDVVASAAFVHTVGKEFGQKTAAAAAERMRVLGEVVRVLKPGGVGVVWDLVHVPEYVKRLQELKVEDIRVSERVTAFMVNSHVVSFTKPSQHFVGANEVRLDWRLNNLC, from the exons ATGGGGAAAACTGGTAGAGATTGGGGACAGATCTATTCAATATACGGAATCGACGATTGGCACACACCAATATTCCTACTAATCCATGCTATTTTCTTCTCTATACTTTCTCTCCTTTTCCTAATATATTTCGAACACATATGTTATTTCTTCCAACATTTCTTACCTAGTTCTAGCGCCGCCCGTTTCGCCGCCGGTTTTACCGGCGCCGTGACGGCGCTCTCCGCCGTGTGCCTGTTCTTCGCCGGCGGCAACATTTTTTACTCTTCCGTTTCACTTCATTGGGAAATGGCACAACGTATGGTCAACGCCGTTAGTGATTGGTCTTCCGTTAAGCATGCACTTGACCTTGGCTGTGGACGCGGTATCCTCCTCAACGCTGTTGCTCTACAGTTGAAGAAATCCGGGTCGTCGGGTCGGGTTGTCGGGTTACATCCAACACCGACACGGTCTCTATCCACTCTCCGCACTGCTGGGCTTGAAG GTGTCCAGGAGTACGTCACGTGCCGGTCAGGTGACCCAAGAAGGCTTCCATTCAGCGATAACTACTTCGACGTGGTGGCGTCGGCGGCATTTGTGCATACAGTGGGTAAGGAGTTCGGGCAGAAGACGGCCGCAGCGGCAGCGGAGAGAATGAGGGTGTTGGGTGAGGTGGTGAGGGTGTTGAAACCAGGTGGGGTTGGGGTAGTGTGGGATCTAGTGCATGTGCCTGAGTATGTGAAGAGACTCCAAGAATTGAAGGTGGAAGATATTCGGGTTTCGGAGCGGGTCACTGCTTTTATGGTTAATAGCCACGTGGTGTCGTTTACTAAGCCAAGTCAGCATTTTGTGGGGGCCAATGAAGTTAGACTGGATTGGAGACTCAACAATCTTTGTTGA